tgtgtttgtagTCTGTTTACTTTCAGTTTTCCTTGAAacagtttttcttttctccctTTATAGCTTCTCAAATTggtttaattgttttatgaTACACACTTGAGATCACAAACATtactcttgtttttttttgtttttgtttaaaaaagttCAAATTTCCAGTTGAAatgttttcgctttttttgtaaaggttttttcattttccattttttgttttatgtttttgttaatttttttttgttggttttatgttcatttcgatttttttgcaACTCATTGACGGGTTCGGGGTCCACCGGGTGTTCTAGCCATTCATGTCGGTCCTCCAGATCCATCTTCAGATCCAGCTCTAGATCCAGATACTCTTCCTGCCTCCCTGCTCCAGACACTGATCCTCCAGCACCAGTGTGGTTACGACTGCACATTGAGCAGCAGCTTCAGGTTGTGCGTGTCGAAGTCATCGAGGAGATTCCGCTTCGAGCGGCCCGTCTGCATCGGCACCTGGAACTTGGGCATCGACGGCATCGTCATGGGAAGCTTACCCTCCGACCTGGACAGTGTCCAGTGCTGGGGAGGCTTGGGCAGCGCCGTTGGAGCTGGTGCATCGAAGCACTTGCTGCCCGCGAAATGCGTCAGTGCGGTGGGTATGAgtgggtgctgctgctgctgcatctggtGCTGAGGCGATATCTTTCCGCCCAACGAGGGGCTCTTCCTCTGCTTGCGAGCCGATCCTCCGACGATTCCCGGCGAGAAGCCTCCACCCAAAATGGTGGCCGGTGACTGTCGCACCTGCATAGCTCCCTGGGGCGAACGACCTCCTCCGTTTCTCCGGTTGTTGTTGGCAAAGAAGAAGCCTCCACcgccctgctgctgctgcggcgactggcgctgctgcgactgctgatGCTTGCTCTTGGATCCGGTCGACTGGGATTGGGACTGGAGTTGCCGCTGCCTCTGgttggggggcgtggcaagggCGGATAGACCCAGGCCAAGACCGAGACTCGTGGGCGAGGAGCTCAGGAAAGGGGCGTTATTTGTACTGCTGGCAATACTG
This genomic stretch from Drosophila yakuba strain Tai18E2 chromosome 3R, Prin_Dyak_Tai18E2_2.1, whole genome shotgun sequence harbors:
- the LOC6536284 gene encoding LOW QUALITY PROTEIN: uncharacterized protein LOC6536284 (The sequence of the model RefSeq protein was modified relative to this genomic sequence to represent the inferred CDS: deleted 3 bases in 2 codons); translated protein: MTYSHNSVRNNIRMTTASATKSIRLKKGAASATSASNSSTPSPTSAPVSPTSVSASAPATPLVTAHSNSIASSTNNAPFLSSSPTSLGLGLGLSALATPPNQRQRQLQSQSQSTGSKSKHQQSQQRQSPQQQQGGGGFFFANNNRRNGGGRSPQGAMQVRQSPATILGGGFSPGIVGGSARKQRKSPSLGGKISPQHQMQQQQHPLIPTALTHFAGSKCFDAPAPTALPKPPQHWTLSRSEGKLPMTMPSMPKFQVPMQTGRSKRNLLDDFDTHNLKCCSMCSRNHTGAGGSVSGAGRQEESGSRAGSEDGSGGPT